From Acanthopagrus latus isolate v.2019 chromosome 22, fAcaLat1.1, whole genome shotgun sequence, the proteins below share one genomic window:
- the klf11a gene encoding Krueppel-like factor 11a, which translates to MLSCPPERCCQVDQMDGRQVTTMELKPCIEYHDLEAAEALVSMSFWGQRSHKPRPLTPTSDSCDSIHLHPEGGDAPKDLIALSSLCMTPPHSPSFAEASTTAVLTTTSSLSPASRPVLPRPSSGPALLRDSHAGSASPTSETSAPPPQTDVSCVAPPSRAMATSVIRHTADRLSIPPPAPPSTSQPTETSTPPQTLPEEKDGPPASPDSSSSPTSSTSPPHSSPPSSSSSSSTVSSSPVLCQVFPVSSRTGMISAFVQAPVQVQTQGGPKPILPQSPSSFAQPLLVGSAVPQGTVMFVVPQASVSQAPQGPQTVMTLGNTKLLPLAPAPVYMPTGASGGASQADFSRRRNYVCNFPGCKKTYFKSSHLKAHLRTHTGEKPFSCHWEGCDKKFARSDELSRHRRTHTGEKKFVCNVCDRRFMRSDHLTKHARRHMTTKRASSWPAETRDLNKVALPKGQNRGSALPVGMLVSTSN; encoded by the exons ATGCTCAGCTGTCCGCCGGAGCGCTGCTGTCAG GTTGACCAGATGGACGGCCGGCAGGTGACGACCATGGAGCTCAAGCCGTGCATCGAGTATCACGACCTGGAGGCTGCCGAGGCGCTCGTCAGCATGAGCTTCTGGGGTCAAAGGTCGCATAAACCTCGCCCACTGACCCCCACCTCCGACTCCTGTGACTCCATCCATCTCCACCCGGAGGGGGGGGACGCTCCCAAAGACCTGATCGCTCTGTCCTCGCTG TGTATGACTCCGCCTCACAGTCCGAGCTTCGCTGAGGCCTCCACCACCGCTGtcctcaccaccacctccagTCTGAGCCCCGCCTCCAGACCGGTCTTACCCCGCCCCAGCTCTGGCCCCGCCCTCCTCCGTGACTCCCACGCCGGCTCCGCCTCCCCCACCTCAGAGACCTCAGCACCGCCGCCTCAGACAGACGTGTCCTGCGTGGCTCCGCCCAGCAGGGCGATGGCCACCAGCGTCATCCGCCACACCGCCGACCGCCTCAGCATTCCTCCTCCTGCGCCTCCCTCCACCAGCCAGCCAACAGAAACCTCCACGCCACCACAGACTCTTCCAGAGGAGAAGGACGGACCTCCTGCGTCTCCTGACAGCTCGTCCTCTCCTACATCCTCAACGTCGCCTCCTCACTCCTCCCcaccgtcttcctcctcctcttcctctacagtCTCCTCGTCTCCAGTCCTCTGCCAGGTCTTTCCAGTTAGCAGTCGGACCGGGATGATCTCCGCCTTTGTCCAGGCGCCGGTTCAGGTGCAGACTCAGGGGGGCCCCAAGCCCATCCTGCCCCAGTCTCCTTCCAGCTTTGCTCAGCCTCTGCTGGTGGGCTCTGCTGTGCCGCAGGGGACCGTGATGTTCGTGGTTCCCCAGGCGTCCGTCTCCCAGGCACCACAAGGCCCACAGACTGTCATGACGCTGGGCAACACAAAGCTCCTCCCCCTCGCCCCGGCTCCCGTTTACATGCCGACTGGAGCGAGTGGCGGCGCCTCGCAAGCTGACTTCTCCCGCAGACGAAATTATGTCTGCAACTTCCCCGGCTGCAAGAAGACCTACTTCAAGAGTTCACACCTGAAGGCTcacttgcgcacacacacag gtgAAAAGCCGTTCAGCTGTCACTGGGAGGGCTGCGACAAAAAGTTTGCCCGCTCAGACGAGCTTTCCCGCCACCGCAGGAcgcacacaggagaaaaaaagtttgtttgcaACGTGTGCGACCGGCGCTTCATGCGCAGCGACCACTTGACCAAACACGCCCGGCGGCACATGACCACCAAGAGGGCATCCTCGTGGCCCGCTGAAACCCGAGACCTCAACAAAGTGGCACTGCCCAAGGGCCAAAACAGAGGCTCTGCACTTCCTGTCGGCATGCTGGTCTCCACATCCAACTAA
- the mettl22 gene encoding methyltransferase-like protein 22, with protein MDRITFHYDTVLSDVHMLLPNARHLMSRLNRVGQPVFISKFKILSDSERAATEETEVTDDTRGQDGGRVEASVDEDGDFEITHRPRSPPEGSGRDPVCPVILHQSDPGQEEQQEEEQEEQQEEEQEGEIVIRIEHTMATPLEDVGKQVWRGACLLADFILSDPGRFRGATVLELGAGTGLTSITMATAAKTVYCTDVGEDLLSMCERNVALNKHVTEASGGQVKVRHLDWLQQDLPTDAEVEFSWTEAEVADLYNNTSVIIAADVCYDDELTDGLFRTLHRLCSHFSHTCTVLFSLERRMNFTLRHMDVSCEAYDHFSRCLSQLEEVEDDRCSFSVQRLPTDFPQFLLYERIEQLELWRVTSTPHHARDHHAQDHHARAAVTVGGPEVSAQTSS; from the coding sequence ATGGACCGGATCACCTTCCACTACGACACGGTTCTGTCGGACGTGCACATGCTGCTGCCCAACGCCCGGCACCTCATGAGCCGCCTGAACCGGGTCGGACAGCCCGTCTTCATCTCTAAGTTCAAGATCCTGTCAGACAGCGAGAGAGCCGCGACGGAGGAGACGGAGGTGACGGACGACACACGGGGACAAGATGGAGGACGTGTGGAAGCATCAGTGGATGAGGACGGAGATTTTGAGATCACGCACCGGCCGAGAAGCCCTCCAGAGGGGAGCGGCCGAGACCCGGTCTGTCCCGTCATCCTCCATCAGTCCGACCCTggtcaggaggagcagcaggaggaggagcaggaggagcagcaggaggaggagcaggagggtgAAATCGTTATTAGGATCGAGCACACCATGGCCACCCCGCTGGAGGACGTCGGGAAGCAGGTGTGGAGGGGGGCGTGTCTCCTGGCCGACTTCATCCTCTCTGATCCGGGTCGTTTCAGAGGCGCCACCGTCCTCGAGCTCGGAGCGGGAACAGGTCTGACCagcatcaccatggcaactgcCGCCAAGACAGTGTACTGCACAGATGTGGGCGAAGACCTACTGAGCATGTGCGAGAGGAACGTGGCGTTAAACAAGCACGTGACGGAGGCCTCGGGCGGGCAGGTGAAGGTGAGGCACCTGGACTGGCTCCAGCAGGACCTGCCCACTGACGCTGAGGTGGAGTTCAGCTGGACGGAGGCAGAAGTGGCGGATCTGTACAACAACACGAGCGTCATCATCGCTGCTGATGTTTGTTACGATGACGAGCTGACGGACGGCCTCTTCCGGACTCTGCACCGCCTCTGCAGCCACTTCAGCCACACCTGCACCGTCCTCTTCTCcctggagaggaggatgaactTCACCCTGCGGCACATGGACGTCTCCTGCGAGGCCTACGACCACTTCAGCCGCTGCCTGTcgcagctggaggaggtggaggacgacCGGTGCAGCTTCAGCGTGCAGCGGCTGCCCACGGACTTCCCTCAGTTCCTGCTGTATGAGCGCATCGAGCAGCTGGAGCTGTGGAGGGTCACCTCCACCCCTCACCACGCCCGAGATCACCACGCCCAAGATCACCACGCCCGAGCTGCTGTGACCGTCGGCGGCCCGGAGGTCAGCGCACAAACCTCCAGCTAA